TTAAAACCAAATATAGTTTAGGCCTGAGATCTGGCCTTAATTAactctaagaaaaaaaaaagccaaaagTTAAAAAAGGGTGGGTTCCTACAATTGACTTTGACATGGTTGTTCTGTTGTAATAGGAGATAAATTGGAAGGTGTGGGAGTATTAGAAGGCTCCCCCCATGCTAATGTAGCTTTTCTTTTGCTGTCCAACTTAAGGAAAAGCTATAGCCAGTAGCTTTAGCTCTCTCTATACCACTCCTATTTATTGTGAAGCGAATAAAGGTGCATATATATCCCATACGTAAGCGGCGAAGTACTTACGGATGGGATATATATCTGTTCCTCTTCCTCTGCATTGTATTTTATTTGTTGACTTTGTGAgacgttcaaaaaaaaaaaaaaaacaggattTTTTCTGGTACAACATGTATCGGAGCAGAAAATAACGTCTCTGATTCTTGACATCCTTTTTAATTGAAACAGTTAAAGTAGTCCGCCACTTAGAAAGTGCTCATAAAAGAGCAGCCGGTGTTGGCCCGCCCGTATGAGTGGTTGGAAGTAAATTAAGTTTCCTTTGCACTGCTTCTTATATTTAACATTTTGTCCAAGAATAAAAGGTGGATTAAGAGTCAAAATTTCACCATTCCCCTCCCACCCCGGTTTCTATTACCAACCAAAGTTACGTGCTACCTTGGCTCCTCTCTCCATCCTTTCTTCTTAATCTGACCTCTACCTTCATTCAGCAATCTCAATTTCCCTGCAGTGTTCTCGTTGCCATGCCATGGGCTCAAAcagaaaagttaaaagaaaaagagagagaaaatagaaaATGGACAAAGAGAAGAGAGATGGATATAAACAGGGGAATCAGCTCTCACAGGGTGGCGCAAACCGCACGCCGCTCAGAGATGTATAAATCCAACCCACAGATAATCCCATAGGTTTTGAGTCcgaatcaccaaaaaaaaaaaaaaagaaaaaaaaaagccggcAAAAAGAACACAAGAAGTTAGATAGAAGCCGGCAGAGAAGAACACAGAGCGAGCACGCTTCTCCTGTTCACCGTAGCATGGAGGTGAGGGAACGGAAGACGACCTCCTCGCAGGGGATGGTGAGGCCCATGTCATGGTCGAAGCCGAACTCCTCCTCGGCTCGCCGGAGGAGGCTCTGGAACTCAGGGTGCCTCAGATAGGAGATGGGAACAATGAACCGGCTCCGGTTCTCCCCCACGTACACCGCAAAGTGCCCCTTTGGGACGTCCACTGGCAGTCCTTCTTGCTCTCCTCCACTCCTCCCCAAGCTCGAGCACCTCTTCAGTATTTGCTTCAAAACAGCCGTTTGAGGGAGCTTGTTAAACTTCCTAATGgccatttctttcctttttctcttcttcgagAACTACCAAGTGCTTAGAacttgagagagaaagagaaagttgGGAGTGGTTGGAGAGGGAAAGGAGAGAATTTGAAGTGTGGTGTGCTgccgtggtggtggtggtggtggtgggagaGCTAATAAGAGGGTGGCGAGGAGGTATTTGCGGGGGAGTGAGATGGGGGTGGGgtgtggagagagagaggagcagGGGCATGTGGTGGGGTGCGAAGGGGAGGACAGACCACGGGTGTGTTGGAATGTGTGCGTCCTGGAGGAAACGACATGCCCAGCTGACCCTTTAACCTCCCTCTGCCAGCCCTTCCAAAGGACAAACCTGGCCCCTCCTATCCCATTCACCAAGATCTCCCTCCGTATACTATCTTGTCCAGAAGTCCGTGCTTGCATTTTGGTTGAATTGTTTGTGAGGGGCTAAAGTTTCTGATATTTGATTCCCATATCCAAAGTGGGTATATGTTTGCTTGGGTTTAAAGGATTTTGGTACAGTTTTTTCAACTTCCCACTTTCTACCAGAGAAATTAGTAGGAAAAGTAGTTGATGTGGCCAAAAATCCGACCTCCCTGTCACTTTTTATTAACAATATCTGACACCGCCTTCCGGTCAGATCAACCccaacattttattttttttaatagaccACATAGACCGTATTGTTCTACTATAAATacaactaaaaaaattaaaaattaaaaaaatgatgaaaaaaaaatagtctCATAGCTTTTCTAGCGAAAACAATCCAATCAGTATCTCTATTCGCCTCTCGATAAACATAAGTGGTCGGAAAATTCATCATCAACCTATGGATGTCTTGCAGGAGGCAATGTCCATCATAATCTCTATGTTGGCCCTAGATCCACTTGATCGCCATAATCGAATCCCCTTTAAATGCAATTCGGTCTCAAGATGAGCCTTGCATAGACAATACCTTCCGAAGCTATTCTTAACTTTGCTTCAGAGATGGAAGCATCATGTATCGTCCTCCAACCGCAACAAGTCTAGAGTCGTGGTCTCTAATCATAAATCCAACACCGTACCTATTGATGCCATTGGTCATactaccatcgaagttcacttt
The nucleotide sequence above comes from Phoenix dactylifera cultivar Barhee BC4 unplaced genomic scaffold, palm_55x_up_171113_PBpolish2nd_filt_p 000992F, whole genome shotgun sequence. Encoded proteins:
- the LOC120107731 gene encoding auxin-responsive protein SAUR50-like, which produces MAIRKFNKLPQTAVLKQILKRCSSLGRSGGEQEGLPVDVPKGHFAVYVGENRSRFIVPISYLRHPEFQSLLRRAEEEFGFDHDMGLTIPCEEVVFRSLTSMLR